One stretch of Pseudomonas fragi DNA includes these proteins:
- the bcsZ gene encoding cellulose synthase complex periplasmic endoglucanase BcsZ, translating to MKRLAVLAITSTLGLLPQGASAQSCNWPAWDSYKKAMMSSDGRIIDGSSAQMITTSEGQSYGLFFALLGNDKKSFARILEWTRNNLAGGSLEAHLPAWQWGLAKNGKWQILDSNNASDADLWIAYSLLEAGRLWQWPEYVALGQNMLWRSAAQSLRKLPGLGLMLLPGDVGFDNTKGWRLNPSYLPPQLLARFARISPIWAELASNQQRMLIETSPKGFAPDWLVWKAAGGWAADSKEGSLGDYDAIRVYLWVGMLAQDAANRQTLQQHFAPMASLTQTLGYVPESVNAVTGKYTGTGPVGFSAAMLPLLASLESPALATQKARIEQQPPAADAYYNQSLLLFGQGWDEQRYRFDKDGQLLPSWIKTCQK from the coding sequence ATGAAGCGGCTGGCGGTACTCGCCATCACCTCCACCCTGGGGCTTTTGCCCCAGGGTGCGAGTGCACAATCCTGTAACTGGCCCGCCTGGGACAGCTACAAGAAAGCCATGATGAGCAGCGACGGGCGCATTATCGATGGCTCGTCGGCGCAAATGATCACCACCTCGGAAGGTCAGAGTTACGGGTTGTTTTTTGCCTTGCTGGGCAATGACAAAAAAAGCTTTGCCCGCATTCTCGAATGGACCCGCAACAACCTTGCCGGTGGCAGCCTGGAGGCACACCTGCCGGCCTGGCAATGGGGCCTGGCGAAAAACGGCAAGTGGCAGATCCTGGACAGCAACAATGCCAGCGATGCCGACCTGTGGATCGCCTATAGCCTGCTCGAAGCCGGGCGGCTGTGGCAGTGGCCCGAATATGTGGCACTGGGGCAGAACATGCTCTGGCGCAGCGCGGCACAAAGCCTGCGCAAACTGCCCGGGCTGGGCCTGATGCTGTTGCCCGGCGATGTTGGCTTTGACAACACCAAGGGCTGGCGCCTGAACCCCAGTTATTTGCCACCGCAACTGCTGGCCCGCTTTGCCCGGATCTCACCGATCTGGGCCGAACTGGCGAGCAACCAGCAACGCATGTTGATCGAGACCTCACCCAAGGGCTTTGCCCCGGACTGGCTGGTGTGGAAAGCCGCTGGCGGTTGGGCTGCGGACAGCAAGGAAGGTTCGCTGGGCGACTACGATGCCATTCGTGTCTACCTGTGGGTTGGCATGCTGGCCCAGGACGCGGCTAATCGCCAGACCCTGCAACAGCACTTTGCACCGATGGCCAGCCTCACCCAGACCCTGGGGTATGTGCCGGAAAGCGTCAATGCCGTCACCGGCAAATACACCGGCACGGGGCCGGTAGGGTTCTCTGCCGCCATGCTGCCACTGCTGGCCAGCCTGGAGTCTCCCGCCCTGGCCACACAAAAAGCCAGGATTGAGCAACAGCCGCCTGCGGCCGATGCTTATTACAACCAGTCGCTGCTGCTGTTTGGCCAGGGCTGGGATGAACAACGCTATCGCTTTGACAAGGATGGACAGCTTCTACCTTCGTGGATCAAAACATGCCAAAAATAA
- the bcsB gene encoding cellulose biosynthesis cyclic di-GMP-binding regulatory protein BcsB, protein MSRITKKTIFASLALMTFASQLMSATLPLPGSSPVAETLPKPAFAQTDQVLPSWPVTYTFEQLGRPGDSLLLGINSADQVEFGMRRDRIASDASLQLEYTPSPSLIPTVSHIRVYLNDVLMGVLPIEKDQLGRKTTQKMALDPRLISDFNRVRLEFVGHYTEFCEDPANSTLWVNISRGSSITLQEQALSLQNDLAFFPLPFFDPRNSGKLELPFVFAANPTLGEQKAAAILASYFGSQSNWRGANFPVVFDTLPNVQDKDAVQPTVVFATNDHRPAFMSDLEKFPAVTAPVVEMINHPDAPYSKILLVMGRNEEDLATAAKALALGGNLLRGSRVTIDKVQELQPRKPYDAPAWMRTDRPVRFAELVSYPQQLQVSGLVPRAITLDVNLPPDLFVWRNQGIPLRTQYRYTAPSANDDSRLNISLNDQFLTSLPLLRKDTSNLEELRLAVLSNDSANVNDKLIVPSLKIGDRNRLRFDFNFASTMGSSQKDRCQTILPANTQAIIDEDSTIDMSGYYHYISMPDLKAFARSGFPFSRMADMSESIVVVPKDTTPTQISTLLETVASISARSGYPAFGLRLTDDWQAASKADADLLVLGQMAPDLRDNPDLSVLLQRQRDMLVQPHGTSGIDANNRRTPSTDARNVPANKVEVTAQAPIAAILGMQSPTHNQRSVVALLANDDADYNLLREVLSDSGKLDAVAGSAALIRSSGVYSQLVGDQYFVGNLPWYLLLWYQLSEHPVLLTVLAVISVLLSAFLLWRALSWAANRRLNKHD, encoded by the coding sequence ATGAGTCGTATAACCAAAAAAACTATATTCGCCAGCCTTGCGCTGATGACCTTTGCCTCACAGCTGATGTCGGCCACCCTGCCTTTACCAGGGAGTTCGCCGGTGGCCGAAACGCTACCCAAGCCTGCGTTCGCCCAAACCGATCAGGTGCTGCCAAGCTGGCCGGTGACCTATACCTTTGAGCAACTGGGGCGCCCCGGCGATTCATTGCTGCTGGGTATCAACAGCGCCGACCAGGTGGAATTCGGCATGCGTCGCGACCGCATTGCCAGCGACGCCAGCCTGCAGCTGGAATACACGCCTTCGCCTTCGCTGATCCCGACGGTTTCCCATATCCGGGTCTACCTTAACGATGTGCTGATGGGCGTGCTGCCGATCGAGAAGGACCAGCTGGGGCGTAAAACCACGCAAAAGATGGCCCTTGATCCGCGACTGATTTCGGACTTCAACCGCGTGCGCCTGGAGTTTGTCGGCCATTACACCGAATTCTGCGAAGACCCGGCCAACAGCACCCTGTGGGTCAATATCAGCCGTGGCAGCAGCATCACCCTGCAAGAGCAGGCGCTGAGCCTGCAAAACGACCTGGCGTTTTTCCCGCTGCCGTTTTTCGACCCGCGTAACAGCGGCAAGCTGGAACTGCCGTTTGTCTTCGCTGCCAACCCGACCCTGGGCGAGCAGAAAGCCGCTGCGATCCTGGCCTCCTACTTCGGTAGCCAGTCCAACTGGCGCGGGGCCAATTTCCCGGTAGTGTTCGATACCCTGCCCAACGTGCAGGACAAGGACGCCGTCCAGCCCACTGTAGTATTTGCCACCAACGATCACCGCCCTGCGTTCATGAGCGATCTGGAGAAATTCCCGGCCGTGACTGCGCCGGTAGTGGAGATGATCAACCACCCGGATGCGCCTTACAGCAAAATCCTGCTGGTCATGGGCCGCAACGAAGAAGACCTGGCCACGGCCGCCAAGGCCCTGGCCCTGGGCGGCAACCTGCTGCGCGGTTCGCGCGTGACCATCGACAAGGTCCAGGAGCTGCAGCCACGCAAACCCTACGATGCACCGGCCTGGATGCGTACCGACCGCCCGGTTCGTTTTGCCGAACTGGTCAGTTACCCGCAACAACTGCAAGTCAGCGGGCTGGTGCCACGCGCCATCACCCTGGACGTCAACCTGCCGCCTGACCTGTTTGTCTGGCGCAACCAGGGCATCCCGCTGCGCACCCAGTACCGCTACACCGCACCGTCGGCCAATGATGATTCGCGCCTGAATATCAGCCTCAACGACCAGTTCCTCACCAGCCTGCCGTTGCTGCGCAAAGACACCAGCAACCTGGAAGAACTGCGCCTGGCGGTCCTGTCCAATGACTCGGCCAACGTCAACGACAAGCTGATCGTGCCTTCGCTGAAAATTGGCGACCGTAACCGCCTGCGCTTTGACTTCAACTTTGCCAGCACCATGGGCAGTTCGCAGAAAGATCGCTGCCAGACCATCCTGCCGGCCAATACCCAGGCAATTATCGATGAAGACTCCACCATCGATATGTCCGGCTACTACCACTACATCAGCATGCCCGACCTCAAGGCCTTTGCCCGCAGTGGTTTCCCGTTCAGCCGCATGGCCGACATGTCTGAATCCATCGTGGTCGTCCCCAAAGACACCACGCCGACGCAAATCAGCACCCTGCTGGAAACCGTGGCCAGCATTTCTGCACGCTCCGGCTACCCGGCTTTCGGCCTGCGCCTGACCGATGACTGGCAAGCAGCCTCCAAGGCCGATGCCGACCTGCTGGTACTGGGACAAATGGCGCCTGACCTGCGTGACAACCCGGACTTGAGCGTGCTGCTGCAACGTCAGCGCGACATGCTGGTTCAACCTCATGGCACCAGCGGGATTGACGCCAACAACCGTCGCACGCCGTCAACCGACGCGCGCAACGTGCCTGCCAACAAAGTGGAAGTCACCGCCCAGGCGCCGATTGCCGCTATCTTGGGCATGCAGTCGCCCACCCATAACCAGCGCAGTGTCGTGGCACTGCTGGCCAATGATGATGCGGACTACAACCTGCTGCGCGAAGTCCTGTCCGACAGCGGCAAGCTGGATGCCGTGGCGGGCTCGGCGGCCCTGATCCGCAGCAGCGGTGTGTACAGCCAACTGGTCGGTGATCAGTACTTTGTCGGTAACCTGCCGTGGTACCTGCTGCTGTGGTACCAACTGTCCGAGCACCCGGTACTGCTCACCGTACTGGCCGTGATCAGCGTTCTGCTCAGCGCCTTCCTGCTGTGGCGTGCCCTGAGCTGGGCAGCCAACCGTCGTCTGAACAAGCATGACTAA
- the bcsA gene encoding UDP-forming cellulose synthase catalytic subunit codes for MIRHWFPYTRLRREQNCTRFTAFTLALIQALGWMFLRLESPRWQALRAQHRRLYPHLADKPSTIGDPLRYTVQTLWLLLVRTPNQNQIGRQRFRQRTASFFSALLMIVQRPWNLLSNAFAHLPTTLSPQVTKGSHWWDNIHWPLRKGLYIAMGVLALALIVLCITEPFGFLAQLVFVVLLWMLAMLVRRMPGRFPTLLLIVLSVIVSCRYLWWRYTSTLNWNDTFDLVCGLTLLVAETYTWLILLLGYVQTSWPLNRKPAQLPADTSQWPVVDLLIPTYNEELSVTRGTVYAALGIDWPKDKLRIHLLDDGNRPSFKTFAEEVGINYIARTDNRHAKAGNLNHALKLLDGDLVAIFDCDHMPARSFLQLTVGWFLRDPKLALVQTPHHFLSPDPFERNLGTFRNRPNEGELFYGLIQDGNDMWNAAFFCGSCAILRRTAIDSIGGFAVETVTEDAHTALRLHRNGWTSAYLRIPQAAGLATESLSAHIGQRIRWARGMVQIFRTDNPLLGKGLTIFQRICYTNAMMHFLVGLPRLVFLTAPLAFLFFHAYIIYAPAVMILLYVLPHMIHASLTNSRMQGAYRQTFWGEVYETVLAWYIARPTTVALFSPSRGKFNVTAKGGMMEENQFDWQTAKPYLILSVLNVLGLGFAVWRLFYGPRDEIFTVIVSVLWVIYNLLIIGAAVAVAAEVRQVRNTHRVLARLPGAVKLADGHSYPCELVDYSDGGVGLQLSQALQLPVGSPVSLILQRGNREFVFTGTLTRANERFIGLSFAQLPAEEKIAFVQCTFGRADAWLDHNSGFEADKPIQSLKEILALGIKGYYRLYEYLPAWIRVLAKPFLHIFQWLGSFLPRMPTSTPLTSRPVSRS; via the coding sequence ATGATCAGGCACTGGTTCCCCTATACACGCTTGCGCCGTGAGCAGAACTGCACCCGTTTTACCGCCTTCACCCTGGCCTTGATTCAAGCGCTGGGCTGGATGTTTTTGCGCCTGGAATCGCCCCGCTGGCAAGCCTTGCGGGCACAGCATCGGCGCCTGTATCCGCACCTGGCCGACAAGCCCTCGACCATTGGTGACCCGCTGCGCTACACGGTGCAAACCCTGTGGCTGCTGCTGGTGCGCACGCCCAACCAGAACCAGATCGGCCGCCAACGCTTTCGCCAGCGTACAGCCAGCTTCTTCTCGGCCTTGCTGATGATCGTGCAACGGCCGTGGAACCTGCTGTCCAATGCCTTTGCCCATTTGCCCACCACCCTCAGCCCGCAAGTGACCAAAGGCTCGCACTGGTGGGACAACATTCACTGGCCGCTGCGCAAGGGCCTGTATATCGCCATGGGCGTGCTGGCCCTGGCGCTGATTGTGCTGTGCATTACCGAACCCTTCGGTTTCCTCGCGCAACTGGTGTTTGTGGTGTTGCTGTGGATGCTGGCGATGCTGGTGCGGCGCATGCCGGGGCGCTTCCCGACCCTGTTGCTGATCGTGTTGTCGGTCATCGTGTCGTGCCGTTATCTGTGGTGGCGCTACACCTCGACCCTGAACTGGAACGACACGTTCGACCTGGTTTGCGGCCTGACCTTGTTGGTGGCTGAAACCTACACCTGGCTGATCCTGCTGCTGGGGTATGTGCAAACCTCATGGCCGCTCAATCGCAAACCGGCCCAACTGCCGGCAGACACCAGCCAGTGGCCGGTGGTCGACCTGCTGATTCCCACCTACAACGAAGAGTTGTCCGTAACCCGTGGCACGGTGTATGCGGCGCTGGGCATCGACTGGCCTAAAGACAAGCTGCGCATCCATTTGCTCGATGACGGCAACCGTCCAAGCTTCAAGACGTTTGCCGAGGAAGTGGGCATCAACTACATCGCCCGCACCGACAACCGTCACGCCAAGGCAGGTAACCTCAACCATGCGCTGAAATTGCTCGACGGCGATCTGGTGGCGATTTTTGACTGCGACCACATGCCCGCCCGCTCCTTCCTGCAACTGACCGTGGGCTGGTTTCTGCGTGACCCGAAACTGGCGCTGGTGCAAACCCCGCACCACTTCCTTTCGCCGGACCCTTTCGAGCGTAACCTGGGCACTTTCCGTAACCGTCCCAATGAAGGCGAGCTGTTCTACGGCCTGATCCAGGACGGCAACGACATGTGGAACGCAGCGTTCTTCTGCGGCTCTTGCGCCATTTTGCGGCGTACCGCGATTGACTCGATTGGCGGTTTTGCGGTGGAAACCGTGACCGAAGATGCCCACACCGCCCTGCGCCTGCACCGGAATGGCTGGACTTCGGCCTATCTGCGCATTCCGCAGGCAGCAGGGCTGGCGACCGAGAGCCTGTCGGCGCATATCGGCCAGCGCATCCGCTGGGCGCGGGGCATGGTGCAGATTTTCCGCACCGACAACCCGCTGCTGGGCAAGGGCCTGACGATCTTCCAGCGTATCTGCTACACCAACGCCATGATGCACTTTCTGGTGGGGCTGCCGCGGCTGGTGTTCCTCACCGCGCCCCTGGCCTTTCTGTTCTTTCACGCCTATATCATCTACGCCCCGGCCGTGATGATCCTGCTCTACGTGTTGCCGCACATGATCCACGCCAGCCTGACCAACTCGCGGATGCAAGGCGCCTATCGCCAGACCTTCTGGGGCGAAGTGTATGAAACCGTACTGGCCTGGTATATCGCCCGGCCCACCACGGTGGCCTTGTTCAGCCCGTCACGGGGCAAGTTCAACGTCACCGCCAAGGGCGGCATGATGGAAGAAAACCAGTTCGACTGGCAGACCGCCAAGCCGTACCTGATTTTGTCAGTGCTGAACGTGCTCGGCCTGGGCTTTGCCGTCTGGCGCCTGTTCTATGGCCCCCGGGATGAAATCTTCACCGTGATCGTCAGCGTGCTGTGGGTCATCTACAACCTGCTGATCATCGGTGCCGCGGTGGCGGTGGCCGCCGAGGTGCGCCAGGTACGCAACACCCACCGCGTACTCGCGCGCTTGCCGGGGGCGGTGAAACTGGCTGACGGGCACAGCTACCCCTGTGAACTGGTGGACTACTCCGACGGCGGCGTCGGCCTGCAATTGAGCCAGGCCCTGCAACTGCCGGTCGGCAGCCCGGTGTCGCTGATTCTGCAACGCGGCAATCGCGAGTTTGTGTTCACCGGCACCCTGACCCGGGCCAACGAGCGCTTTATCGGCTTGAGCTTTGCCCAGTTGCCGGCTGAAGAAAAGATTGCCTTTGTGCAATGCACCTTTGGCCGCGCCGATGCATGGCTTGATCACAACAGCGGATTTGAAGCCGACAAGCCGATCCAGAGCCTCAAGGAAATCCTGGCCCTGGGCATCAAGGGCTATTACCGCTTGTATGAATACCTGCCGGCGTGGATCCGCGTATTGGCAAAACCCTTTTTGCACATCTTTCAGTGGCTGGGCAGCTTCCTGCCGCGCATGCCCACCTCCACCCCTCTTACTTCCCGGCCAGTGAGCAGATCATGA
- the bcsQ gene encoding cellulose biosynthesis protein BcsQ, with the protein MIAMSLRGVRGGVGTSSTVAALGHALHALGQKVLLVDMCPENSLGLHFNMDLAPREGWARATLDQQSWHEHAWVVEPGLCVLPYGQLKPSEVFALDALLIEQPKLWTQRKAALANGFDWIIFDLPQRLPGHMSNPHCSLAMMVINADAACHVLLQPQLAQTPLFLVNRFDAASQLQRDLLLIWQQRYAHALVPVNLHADEAMGEALARSEPAGRYAPASLIALDIISLASWCLLRGRRLE; encoded by the coding sequence ATGATCGCCATGAGTTTGCGTGGTGTTCGAGGTGGCGTGGGCACCAGCTCCACGGTGGCGGCCCTGGGCCATGCGCTGCATGCGCTGGGGCAGAAAGTGCTGCTGGTGGATATGTGCCCGGAGAACTCCCTGGGCCTGCACTTCAATATGGACCTTGCCCCCCGCGAAGGCTGGGCACGAGCGACCCTGGACCAGCAATCCTGGCACGAACATGCCTGGGTGGTGGAACCAGGCCTGTGCGTGCTGCCCTATGGGCAATTGAAGCCCAGCGAAGTGTTTGCCCTCGATGCCCTGCTGATCGAGCAGCCCAAACTCTGGACCCAGCGCAAGGCTGCGCTGGCGAACGGCTTCGACTGGATTATCTTCGACTTGCCACAACGCTTGCCTGGCCATATGAGCAACCCGCACTGCAGCCTCGCGATGATGGTAATCAACGCGGACGCGGCCTGCCATGTGCTGTTGCAACCGCAACTGGCGCAGACCCCGCTGTTTCTGGTCAATCGCTTCGATGCCGCCAGCCAGTTGCAACGCGATCTGCTGCTGATCTGGCAACAGCGTTACGCCCACGCCCTGGTACCCGTCAACCTGCATGCCGATGAAGCGATGGGCGAAGCCCTGGCCAGAAGCGAGCCTGCCGGGCGTTATGCGCCCGCCAGCCTGATAGCCCTGGATATCATCAGCCTGGCCAGTTGGTGCCTGCTGCGCGGCAGGAGGCTCGAATGA
- the bcsR gene encoding cellulose biosynthesis protein BcsR — MAALPTAVQISADILSRKERADDIARLKSMMELHALEYVDVSAHMELLQAFERWPLLAYLEAQYKQPLDLAKDPEQTP; from the coding sequence ATGGCTGCCTTACCCACAGCGGTTCAAATAAGCGCCGATATCCTTTCGCGCAAAGAGCGGGCCGATGATATTGCCCGGCTTAAATCCATGATGGAGCTGCACGCTCTGGAATATGTCGATGTGTCGGCACATATGGAGCTGTTGCAGGCCTTCGAGCGCTGGCCGTTGCTGGCTTATCTTGAGGCGCAGTACAAGCAGCCCCTGGATCTGGCCAAAGACCCGGAGCAAACCCCATGA
- the bcsG gene encoding cellulose biosynthesis protein BcsG, translating to MSLFKSDAPAQKVAGSWSGLGAWNLYFLAKFLLAWTGHLNIQILPNLIFAAVLLIPIASPALRRLRTLIAIPVAVALLYQDTWFPPFSRLLAQPGVLNFSFDYIVELLGRFIDWQVCALLLLLFVAYLFLNQWLRLTTLTLLGFAWLGMGNLQWLLPPSVQPQMAGTQTATGGPATSVGEPDDATLNGYLEKFYLNESTRKVEFKEPAVKPPPFDLLVINICSMAWDDLDAVGLRDNPLFSQMDVIFDNFNSATAYSGPAAIRLLRASCGQTSHTQLYKQPADQCLLFDDLRKLGFANELMLNHTGEFDGFLQEVREQGQLPPPALGVVPAGLPRTYVGFDGSPIWRDRDVLSKWWQHRMAEDTPNMALFYNTTSLHDGNRQVQSDGGTQAADYRSRAQVLLDDLNAFLKELEKSGRRVVVAIVPEHGAALHGDRMQIAGMREIPSDSITHVPVGIKLINMGDNAQTQPIHVSEPSSYLAVAEIIARLYADPALSNGQTVDWSKLLTDLPKTPKVSENSGTVVLDYNGKPYVRIKENGGWLPYPQRFK from the coding sequence ATGAGTCTGTTTAAGTCCGACGCACCGGCGCAAAAAGTTGCCGGATCCTGGAGCGGCCTGGGCGCCTGGAACCTGTATTTCCTGGCCAAGTTCCTGCTGGCCTGGACGGGCCATCTGAATATCCAGATTTTGCCCAACCTGATCTTTGCTGCCGTGTTGCTGATCCCGATCGCCAGCCCGGCGCTGCGCCGCCTGCGCACCTTGATTGCCATCCCGGTGGCCGTGGCCCTGCTGTATCAGGACACCTGGTTCCCGCCCTTCAGCCGCCTGCTGGCACAACCGGGTGTGCTGAACTTTTCGTTCGACTATATCGTCGAGCTGCTGGGGCGGTTTATCGACTGGCAAGTGTGCGCCCTGTTGCTGCTGTTGTTTGTCGCCTATCTGTTCCTTAACCAGTGGCTGCGCCTGACCACCCTCACCCTGCTGGGTTTTGCCTGGCTGGGCATGGGCAATCTGCAATGGCTGTTGCCACCTTCCGTGCAACCGCAAATGGCCGGCACGCAGACTGCCACGGGCGGGCCAGCTACCAGCGTGGGCGAGCCGGACGATGCAACGCTCAATGGCTACCTGGAGAAGTTCTATCTCAACGAATCCACGCGCAAGGTCGAGTTCAAGGAGCCGGCCGTCAAGCCGCCGCCGTTCGATCTGCTGGTAATCAATATCTGCTCGATGGCCTGGGATGACCTGGATGCCGTGGGCCTGCGTGACAATCCATTGTTCAGCCAGATGGATGTGATCTTCGACAACTTCAACTCGGCCACGGCCTACAGCGGCCCGGCAGCGATTCGTTTGCTGCGCGCCAGTTGCGGCCAGACGTCCCATACGCAGCTGTACAAGCAACCGGCCGACCAGTGCCTGTTGTTCGATGACTTGCGCAAGCTGGGCTTTGCCAATGAACTGATGCTCAACCACACCGGCGAATTCGACGGCTTCCTGCAGGAAGTGCGCGAACAGGGCCAGTTGCCGCCCCCTGCCCTGGGAGTGGTGCCCGCCGGGCTGCCACGCACCTATGTCGGTTTTGACGGTTCACCGATCTGGCGCGACCGGGATGTATTGAGCAAGTGGTGGCAACACCGCATGGCTGAAGACACACCCAATATGGCGTTGTTCTACAACACCACCAGCCTGCACGACGGCAACCGCCAGGTGCAGTCCGACGGCGGCACCCAGGCGGCGGACTACCGCAGCCGGGCACAGGTCCTGCTCGACGACCTTAATGCCTTCCTTAAAGAGCTGGAAAAAAGCGGCCGTCGCGTGGTGGTTGCCATCGTGCCCGAACACGGCGCAGCGCTGCACGGTGACCGCATGCAGATCGCCGGCATGCGCGAAATCCCCAGTGACTCCATCACCCATGTACCGGTGGGCATCAAGCTGATCAATATGGGCGACAACGCGCAAACCCAGCCGATTCATGTCAGCGAGCCAAGCAGCTACCTGGCCGTGGCAGAGATCATTGCCCGCCTGTATGCCGACCCGGCGCTGAGCAATGGGCAGACCGTGGACTGGTCGAAACTGCTGACCGATCTGCCCAAAACCCCGAAAGTCTCGGAAAACTCAGGGACCGTGGTACTCGATTACAACGGCAAACCCTATGTGCGAATCAAGGAGAACGGCGGATGGCTGCCTTACCCACAGCGGTTCAAATAA
- the bcsF gene encoding cellulose biosynthesis protein BcsF gives MTFLELLDVIALTCVVTVLLTLFWQRMRLYLKNHFEQYLSPRYLKSCGVRRRMPASPAQRTPDESV, from the coding sequence ATGACGTTCCTTGAGCTACTCGATGTCATTGCATTGACCTGTGTGGTGACCGTGCTGCTGACGCTGTTCTGGCAGCGCATGCGCCTGTACTTGAAAAATCATTTCGAGCAGTACCTGTCACCCCGCTATTTGAAATCGTGTGGCGTTCGCCGTCGCATGCCAGCCAGCCCTGCTCAGAGAACGCCTGATGAGTCTGTTTAA
- the bcsE gene encoding cellulose biosynthesis protein BcsE: MVHISLAIGGLPDQHIVLRAGGLYWVTVDHCADAKLLARQFLESIPASVPATLIASSGCVQDLVSEMAPDRGPEKLKLFEIAPRVIEPGLATLTRDFARAGVAPSSQILLFLPASSWAETTTAAQLQRWVERMRAWLQERNATLLVIIHDEAALLHAQLLQINQTLSGLSRLYRYNGDLRYQLHFWHSDLGVSAGQEFKLSDQGATLRLIPQSEVDTQPRVADDQHVYLAERAVLEGAPSMSKHWYLFENRDALLEAAQSASAATVIVGIDNSYQLLELAQQLHDLREHCGPQLKIVMREMEPSVRYRDERLLLACGANLIVPDGTLLSRFLSMIESIQGQRWQYTQNIDFKTLLERQRPPQIRGLVSPREFFEAVAQIYRDSSGEVTHQLMKFEPMPGISEELFLNQMCLRRFGDFACLLDGELYLFLFACRADGLEPALGNVCRLPWRDMFSQRRMLSGLSDLPAEAFMKAGAVPAHLHIPVETHATQAVSATGERAPLNPQRFILPISEPQS, from the coding sequence TTGGTTCATATCAGTTTGGCCATAGGCGGATTGCCGGATCAACACATCGTGTTGCGCGCAGGCGGCTTGTATTGGGTCACGGTCGACCACTGTGCTGATGCAAAACTGCTTGCCCGGCAATTTCTTGAATCCATACCCGCCAGCGTGCCGGCCACGCTGATTGCCAGCAGCGGTTGCGTGCAAGATCTGGTCAGCGAGATGGCTCCGGATCGCGGGCCGGAAAAACTCAAGTTGTTCGAGATCGCGCCACGCGTCATCGAGCCCGGGTTGGCCACCTTGACCCGCGACTTTGCCCGTGCCGGCGTCGCCCCCTCCAGCCAGATCCTGTTGTTCCTGCCTGCAAGCAGCTGGGCCGAAACCACCACGGCCGCGCAACTGCAACGCTGGGTCGAGCGCATGCGCGCCTGGTTGCAGGAGCGCAATGCAACCTTGCTGGTGATCATCCACGACGAAGCGGCGCTGTTGCACGCGCAGTTGTTGCAAATCAATCAGACGCTCAGCGGCTTAAGCCGCTTGTATCGCTATAACGGTGACCTGCGCTATCAGTTGCACTTTTGGCACAGTGACCTGGGGGTTTCTGCCGGCCAGGAATTCAAGCTGTCGGACCAGGGCGCCACCTTGCGCCTGATCCCGCAATCCGAGGTCGACACCCAACCGCGGGTGGCCGACGATCAGCACGTCTACCTGGCCGAACGCGCCGTGCTGGAAGGCGCGCCGTCAATGTCCAAGCATTGGTACCTGTTCGAAAACCGTGATGCATTGCTCGAAGCGGCTCAGTCCGCCAGCGCCGCGACCGTGATTGTGGGCATCGACAACAGCTACCAGTTACTTGAGCTTGCCCAGCAGTTGCACGATTTGCGCGAGCATTGCGGCCCGCAATTGAAGATCGTGATGCGTGAAATGGAGCCCTCGGTGCGTTACCGCGATGAACGCCTGCTGCTGGCGTGCGGGGCCAACCTGATCGTGCCCGACGGCACCCTGCTCTCACGCTTCCTGAGCATGATCGAAAGCATCCAGGGCCAGCGCTGGCAGTACACCCAGAACATTGATTTCAAGACACTCCTTGAACGCCAGCGGCCACCGCAAATTCGCGGGCTGGTAAGCCCCCGTGAGTTCTTCGAAGCGGTGGCGCAGATCTACCGGGACAGCTCGGGCGAAGTGACCCACCAGTTAATGAAGTTCGAACCGATGCCTGGCATCAGCGAAGAACTGTTCCTCAATCAGATGTGCCTGCGCCGCTTCGGCGATTTTGCCTGCCTGCTGGACGGTGAGCTGTATCTGTTTCTGTTTGCCTGCCGCGCTGACGGCCTGGAACCGGCGCTGGGCAATGTGTGCCGCCTGCCCTGGCGCGACATGTTCAGCCAGCGGCGCATGCTCAGCGGCTTGTCCGATCTGCCGGCCGAGGCCTTTATGAAAGCAGGCGCCGTGCCTGCACACCTGCATATCCCCGTCGAGACCCATGCCACGCAGGCGGTATCGGCTACGGGCGAACGTGCGCCGTTAAACCCGCAAAGATTCATCCTGCCTATCAGTGAGCCACAGTCATGA
- a CDS encoding YdcH family protein encodes MPVKHDLLQDLGLTKEAVSKFRSENPHLNQLFVQYGEKDAEVVEAEANDAIGVPDDALRALKEQRLQIKDKIAQILSA; translated from the coding sequence ATGCCAGTCAAGCACGACTTGTTACAGGACTTGGGGCTCACTAAAGAGGCCGTCAGCAAGTTTCGCAGCGAAAACCCGCATCTGAATCAGTTGTTTGTCCAGTACGGCGAAAAAGATGCCGAAGTCGTTGAAGCAGAAGCCAACGATGCCATCGGCGTACCGGATGATGCATTGCGCGCGCTCAAGGAGCAGCGGTTGCAGATCAAGGATAAGATTGCGCAAATCTTGAGCGCCTAA